The sequence TCGCTCACGAATATGGATATCCCCCAAACGCTGATCAATGCCATGCTGCGCCAAGGGAACGAGCGTCCACTGCGAATGCACAGCGACGACATCGTTATCCATAAAACGAAAAACAACCCTAAGTGTGCGACCTGCGTCATCATGGATATGAGCGGGAGCATGCGTTACGACTACCAGTACGCGAACGTCAAACGGATGGCCTTGGCCATGCAGGGACTGATCCGTAGCGAATTCCCTGGCGACTTCCTACAGATGATCGAAATGTACTCGTTCGCCAAGCCGGTTGCCCCTGGGGAAGTGATCGGTCTGCTGCCTAAGCCAGTCACCATTCACGACCCTGTAGTGCGTTTAAGGGCCGATATGAGCAAGCCAGAGGTGAGTGAGTATCGAATCCCGCCCCACTTCACCAACATTCAGCACGCATTGCAGCAAGCTCGCTTGTTCCTCAGCAGCCAGGACACACCTAATCGGCAAATCATTTTGATTACCGACGGCCTCCCGACCGCTCATTTCGAGGGTTCTGAGCTCTTTTTGCTCTACCCCCCAGATCCCAGAACCGAAGCGGCCACGATGCGAGAAGGAAAGTTGTGCCAGCAGCAAGGCATCACGATAAATATGTTTTTGGTCCCCAGTTGGTCGCAAAGTGAAGAAGACATTCGTTTTGCGTACCGCCTGGCGGAATCAACCAAGGGACGCGTCTTTTTCACCGCCGGCAAAGATTTAGACCGCTACGTGATATGGGACTACGTGAACCGCAAACGGGAAGTGCTGGGCTAGGGTTGCGGTTTCTACGATCTGACGTCGGTATTTGCCTGGAATACCGCTTTCAAACGCTTAATCTGCGCCTTTCAAACGGAAAAACAAGCACAACTTCGTCTCGCTCTGCTTTTCGGCAAGCTTGGTTAGACAAATTGCCGAAGAATTGGATACGGCATGCTCACCTTTTCTTGCGGTCAGCATTGCCAGCAAGAATATAGAAGTGACTTTCGGGAGCAGAACATGACAAGTGTGGAAGGCATTGCCGCAGCAGGATCGGCGATTCAGCAATCTCAAACGCAGAATCAGGTCGATATTGCCGTCGCCAAGAAGACATTAGACGCACAAAAACTACAAGGGGATGCCGCTGTGCAGCTGATTGAATCGGCCGCCCGCATCAGCAAGTCGCCTGGCACTGGTAATTTGATTAACACCAGCGGCTAAGCGAGTTAAATCAAGTTTGAAAAACGATTGCCGCCGCGAGTTGAAAAGTCGACTCGCGGCGTTTCTGTTTCTTGATAACCAGGAAACAATTCGCGAATGTTACTCGCCGCGCAACGTTAGTTAGTTGCCACCACGCATTGAGAAGCTATGGTTCGTTATGCATGGGGTGTGCGTGTTGGTTGACGATTCAACGAACCTCGCGTGCCACAAAATCACGCGACAAACAAGATGTAAGTTATTGCGTTTTTAAAACGTCGTCGTTAGTCTAAAGAAGAGTGACACACTTGTGTGTGTTTGCGAATCGCAAAAGCAGATCAACGCGTAGGAAAACGAACCCGCGAATTTGCTCCCTAGCGAACACGTTCTGAAGGCTCTGAATGATCGATCACTACCAAGCATTTCTCGAAGCACCAAGCCGCGCTGGCTTTCTCAAACTCCAAGAGGAAGTTCAAGTGGATGCCGACTACTGTGCGGTAGGCAGCTTTGTAGATCACTTGGCCGATCTATGCCAACGCGGTTGCTACGAGCAGATGTTCGAGCAGACCGAGTTAATGCCGTTTGGTTGGGTTGCCAGCCCGTCGGCACATCTTTATGCCTCGATCGCAGCCCAGCAAATGGGTTGTCCAGACGATGCCGAGCTAGAACGTTTCGTCACTGAGTCTTTGCTGCAAGGGCTTCTAGAAACAGGGGATGGCTCGCCGCACGATCCTTACCAGGTAACGTACCTCTCGGATCGCCATGATTTACTGGCTTATTTCAGTGCAAACGTCGAGAAACAACATCTCGTACATGCCCCGTTAGGCCTGCTAGATATGGTCACGACCACGACCGGCGATCAGCTTTGCTTCCTCCTTAGCGAGGTTGTCGCATCGGCTCAGTTAGAAAATCGCCTCAAGCTCAGCACTTCGCCGGCTCACCCACGCTTGGCCTCGAAACGACTCGCGGCCTGTTCTCCGCGTCGTGTTTGGTAAGCATTCGTGGCGATTCGTTTTGCTTCTCGCCTGGCTCTCTCTGCTGCCTAGGAACTTCGATGTCGAACCTGTGCGTGATCTTTGATTTAGACGGCACACTCGTCGATAGCGAAACGCTGGGTACCGAATCGCTTCTGGAATTGCTGCCCGAGTTGGACGCCCCGCTAGAAACACTCATCGCAGCTTATCGCGGTCAACGAATGGCCACCATCTTGGCCGATGTCGAGCGTCGGCTAAATCGCAAGTTGCCTGCCGACTTTGAACATCACTATCGCGACCATGCCTCCGCCAGGATGCGTACCCACTTAAAGCCAATGCCTGGCGTGGTAGAGATGCTCAAGCAGCTAACGTTTCCCTTGGCAGTCGCCTCGAGCGCACCGCCAGCCAAGATTCAGCTGGCCTTGAACGTCTGCGGCATTGATCATTACTTCGGCCAGAATGTTTTCAGCTGCTACGAGATCAACACCTGGAAACCTGACCCAGCGATTTTTCTGCACACAGCTCACGCGATGAACGTTACTCCTCAGCAGTGCGTGGTGGTTGAAGACAGCGATGTCGGCGTGGTCGCAGCCTTAGCAGCCGGGATACGCGTTCTACGTTACGGCTTTCCTCACACCTCGCCCGAAGTCACCGAGTTCCGCGAGATGAAACGACTGCCATCGCTTTTGCAGGAACTATCGCTAGATCTTCGCTGATCCAAAAAGCGCCGGTGCTGATGGCCATTTTCTAGCCACCACCCGCTGCTCCTCTTCATCTCCCGTTACCTAATTGGGCAACGCTGCCTAACACTGTGGCAGAAAGGGAAGCCGCTCGCCAAACTTCTTACGTCTCACATTGCGCTTTGCAGGATAATTGTCAGAGAGAACAACATAACCATTTTGAATAGCAACTTGGTTGGAAATCTCACTACCAATTGCCGCATGGCCTCACCGCGCACACCGCCAGATTGCACGAGATCGCAGTACGACGACAGGCTAAGGAGTATTCTCTCGCTCAAACCAGGAGGCAACGCTATTTCGTATCACATTTCTGCCTTCGCCTCATGGATCAAAATACGTCAATCATTTAATGCTCCCCTTTGTTTCGCAGTGAGATGAAACAAGCAGACTTAATGGAGGATCATGCAAAGCCACATGGGCGACATTATGAATTTTCCTGTTTTTTGAAATTGGCATCTTGATTGCTTTTAAACTGCGGTATCATAGATGCCAGGCAATGATGCCACGTGACATCTTTTGCCCCACTCTCTTCTCCTCTCTAAGCATAAGGTTGGATTCTCTATGCCTTACACGAAACATTGTTTCCACTGGTCCATCTTCTTTTTGGGCCTTGCTGCCGTCAGTTTGACCGGATGTTTTGGACCGTCCGATCCGTTGAATCGTCAAGCAGTCAGTGGAGAAGTCACTTTGAAGAATGTGGCGTTAGACACCGGCAACATTTCTTTCGATCCGGTTGATCAAACCACCGGCAGACCGGGAGGAGCCAGCATCGAACAGGGCAAGTTCACGCTTCCTCAAGAAAGAGGTTTGCCGCCGGGAACCTATAAGGTCCGTATCACCAGCGCGGATGAATCGGCAACTCCCGTCACTCCGGACGAGGCTCCTGGCGATTCTCGTAAATTGGCCCCCGACCGAATTCCCGCCAGTTGGAACACCAAAAGTGAGGAAACGGTCACCATTGAAGATGGTGGTGAAAACCATTTTGTCCTGGCGATTCCCTAGCTGACCAGCACTCACCCAAACCAAACAACTTCTACCTTTCGATATTAGAGTCCTCATTTATTTATTCTTTTCAGGAGCTTTCACTGTGAAGTCATTTAAGGGAAACCGTAACGCATTCACTCTCGTCGAGTTGCTAGTGGTCATTGCGATCATTGGCGTTTTAATCGCGCTTTTGTTGCCTGCCGTACAGCAAGCCAGAGAAGCGGCCCGCCGTATGCAATGCTCGAATAACATGAAGCAAATCGGCTTGGCAATGCACAATTACCATGACACGTACAACAGCTTCCCTGCGGGGGCTTACGGCTGCTGTTGGGGAACCTGGCAGGTATCGATCTTGCCGTACATTGAGCAAAAAAACCTGTACGAGAACTACAACATCACCGACAAGTACGCAACTTCCGAATCTCGATACAGCGGCAGCGATAACACAGATGTCACGCGGGTTCGTCTGGATGCATTGACTTGCCCTAGCGATATCCCCAACGCTCCCCTGAGTTCGATTACTTCGCACAACTATGCTGCGAACTACGGCAATACCGGCTATGCCCAACAAGCTGACCTGAACGGGGTTATCTTTGGAGGAGCTCCATTCGAGTATGTTAGTGGCGGCTCAAACGAATTTTATGGCTTTAAAGATGTCGTAGATGGTACATCGAACACGTTGCTAGTTGGCGAGGTCTTGCAAGGACAGAAGACTGATCTACGTGGCTTTTCGTGGTGGGGGGATGCCTCCAGCTTTACGGCTTACTTGGCCCCCAACTCTACCGAGCCAGACCGTATTTATTCGTCCAGCTATTGCAACAATCTGCCACAGCTAAATCTGCCATGTGCTGTTTCTTCAACGGCCGCACCAACCATGTTCGCTTCGCGCAGCCGCCATCCAGGTGGTGTCCAAGTAACATTGTGTGATGGCTCGACTCGTTTTGTGGCGGAAACCATTCAAATCAACATCTGGCGTTCCCTTGCCACTACCCACGGAAAAGAAGTTATTTCCGACTTCTAATACAATCATCTAAGCAACGTTAGCCGACGTAGCGAGACGGAATGTTCCGAACCGTCTTTCGCTGCGTCGGCTTTTTTATTGAGACGACCTCGATGCTGCCTGGTCGTAAGCTTACAGCCGATGATTTTTCCCTTAACGCGATTCTATTCGGCTTCATTGGGTCTATCTGTAACGATTTTGTTGCCCTTTGAGCGACTTCCTCGATAATGGTAGAGGATGCGTCCGCCACGCTATTGGGGCTTTCTAGCGTATGACTTAATCTAGATAAGCTAGGGCGTGATTCCTTTTTATCCCTATACGCACTCGTCCCACATCCTTTTCTCATTCCGGCATTAACCGATGAAGCGTTTGACCTACTCGATCTTGGCCCTTGGTATCGCTTGGTTCTCTTTGCCAGGCATCGCGTCTGCCACGATTGTTGAACTGAAAAACGGTATGCGGCTGGAAGGTTCCGTCGGTCTGATCGCCAGTATGAGCGACGACCCCCTGAAGACTCCCACCGCCGGAGCGGTTGACCTGCAATTGATTCTGCTGGTCGATAACGATCTAAAGCGGACTTTTGTCTCGAAGTACCAAGTCCAAGACTCGCAAGAAGCGGCCCCCATGTCCGTGGAACGGATCAAGATTAACCAGCGCGTCAGCGATTCTGGGCGCAACGTTCACGCCGTTGGCGAAAGCATTCGAATTTCCCCATTCGACGAATTCGGACGACGCATTTACTCGATGCAGACCGCCCAAGGCCCGATTGATGTCATCCAAGGGATTACCGAGATCACGCCCGATTGGACGCGTGTGCAGGGGCTTATGGCCGAACGTAAATACGTCTGGGACATGCGGATTAAAACCAGCACAATCCCCCGCGACAAGTTAAGTGCCATCTTAATGCGACGCATCGATCCGAAAAACGCGTCACAGCGGCTGCAGATTGTTCGGCTCTATCTTCAGGCAAATCGCTATCGTGATGCGGCCGTCGAATTGCAATCGTTGTTAAAAGACTTTCCTGAACTTAAGGAACACAAGAAGCATCTCGACGAACTTTGGCAGTTGAGTGCCAATAACTTGATTGACGAAGTGGAGCTACGCAAAGAAACCGGGCAGCACAACCTGGCCTATGGCATGCTCAATAAGTTCCCCAGCGATAACGTCGCCAGTAGCACGCTGCTCAAGGTCAGTTCAATGCTGACCGATTACCAAACCGCCTACGAGCGACGCGATAAGATGTTCGCCCTGCTCAAACAACATCGCGAAGAGTTCAACGATCCCGTCAAAAAGCCGCAAGTCGATGCGGCGATCGATGAGATCGAAAAAGAATTGAACATCAACAACATGGATCGTCTGGGGCCCTATTTGCGTCTCTCGGATGACCCCAAGTTAAATGGGGAAGAAAAGTTGTCGTTGGCAATCAGCGGCTGGATCTTGGGGCCCAACGATGCCACAGAAAACATGGCCGTTGCGCTAAGTGTGTTTGAATCGCGCGATTTAGTTAGCGAGTATATCTCGAACAAGCTGGATGTCGATCGACGCGGAATTCTGGAAAAACTGCAAGGGATGGAAGGTGGAGCGCCTGCCTATGTTGCCAAGATCATGCAGTTCATGAAACCACCGCTTTGGAATGCCGAACCAGAAACGGCGTCAGAGATTCGTGGTTATTACCTGATGCGTGCCAAAGGGGTGCCAGGCCATTCCGATTTTTTCTATTACGTTCAGCTACCAGAAGGGTATGACCCTTACCGCAAGTATCCCACCATCGTCACGCTGCACGGGGCTGGCACGACGGCGGAACAGCAAATCGATTGGTGGGCCGGTTCCCATAGTGAAAAGGCTAAGATTCGGCTGGGTCAGGCCGCTCGAAACGGCTACATCGTTATCGCACCAATGTGGGCTGAAGAGCATCAGTACGAATACAACTACTCCGCATTCGAGCACGCCTCGGTCTTGTTCAGCTTACGCGATGCCATGCGACACTTCTCGATCGACAGCGACCGCGTCTTCTTGAGCGGTCACTCGATGGGTGGAGACGCCGCTTGGGATATCGGTTTGGCTCATCCCGATTTATGGGCTGGTGTGATCCCTATTGTGGCCAAGGCCGATAAATACGTCGCCCGCTACTGGGAGAACGCCCGCACCGTTCCACTTTACTTTGTGTGTGGCGAGTTGGATGGCAACAAACGCGAGGTGAATGCCCGTGACTTCGATCGTTATCTGACCAAACCAAGATTCGATACCACTGTGGTCGAATATCGTGGCCGAGGTCACGAGCACTTCCAGGACGAGATTCAAGATCTCTTTACCTGGATGGGGCTGCACAAGCGGCAGTTCTTTCCCAAAGAGTTTGAAGTCGTATCGATGCGTCCCTGGGACAACTTCTTCTTCTGGCTCGAAGTTAGCGACTTTCCAGAACGCAGCCTAGTGCTTCCTTCGAATTACCCAGAACCGAAAAAAGCCCCGGTAACCATTCGCAGTAAAGTGCTAGATACCAATGGAATTTACATCGATAGTGGCACCGGCAAAGCGAACGTCTATCTGACGCCAGACCTGGTGAACTTTGACGAGCGAATCACGATCACCTACAAGGGGAGAAATTACGGCAACGGGGTCGAGCCCTCGACCGAAGTAATGCTCGAAGATGGCAGAACCCGTGCCGATCGCTTGCATCCGTTCTGGGCGAAGGTAGATACGAACGACCGGTGATCGCTTCGGATACCGGTCGTTCGCTAACCATGCTTAACAAGTGCCCGTTTATTCGTCGGTCACGCAGCCTTGCGAAGCACTCTTTACGTTCTTGATGTACTTGTAAAGCGTGCCTCGTTTCACCTTGAACGGCGGAGCGGTCCAGGCTTCTTTGCGGCGGGCCAGTTCTTCTTCCGAGACCTCAAGGTCAATCACCCGCTTATCAGCGTCGATCGTGATGATATCGCCATCCTGAGCCAAAGCGATCGGACCACCAACCTGGGCTTCGGGAGTCACGTGCCCAACAATAAAACCGTGCGAACCACCAGAGAAGCGGCCATCGGTCAGAAGGGCAACATACGGCCCGAGTCCGGCTCCCATGATTGCCGAAGTGGGAGTCAACATCTCCGGCATTCCAGGACCACCTTTGGGCCCTTCGTAGCGGATGACAACGACGTCCCCCTTGACGATCTTCTTGTCTTCCAATGCGTGCAGCATGTCTTCTTCTGAATCGAAGACTTTAGCCGGTCCGCTAAACTGGAGACCTTCCTTGCCGGTGATCTTCGCAACCGCCCCTTCCGGAGCAAGGGTACCGAACAACATCTGCAAGTGACCGGTCTTCTTAATTGGGTTCGACAACGAATGCACGATGTCTTGCCCTTCAGTCAAATCAGGGACATCGGCACAATTCTCAGCCAAGGTCTTACCGGTGACGGTGAGGCAATCGCCGTTCATCAAGCCTTCCTTCAGCAGGTACTTCATCACGGCTGGAGTGCCACCGATCTTGTGAAGATCTTCTTGCACGTACTTACCACTCGGCTTGAAGTCGGCCAGCATCGGCACACGATCGCTCACGGCTTGGAAGTCTTGCAGAGTCAGGTCGATATCAACACTGCGGGCCATGGCAATCAAGTGCAGCACAGCATTGGTCGACCCACCTAAGGCCATCACCACAACCATGGCGTTCTCGAACGCAGCGCGAGTCATAATGTCGCGTGGCTTGATGTCTTTTTCTAACAGATTGCGAATCGCAGCGCCTGCTCGATGGCATTCGTCGATCTTGCCGGAATCTTCCGCCGGAATGCTGGCAGAGAAGGGGAGGGCCATCCCCAACGCTTCGATAGCCGAAGCCATAGTATTTGCCGTGTACATACCACCACAAGCGCCGGCTCCGGGGCAAGACTTACGGACGATTTCCTTGCGTTCGTCTTCGGTAATCGTGCCGGCAAGGTACTGACCGTAACATTGAAAAGCGGAAACGACATCCAACTTTTCACCGTTGCGGAAACCAGGCTTGATCGTTCCGCCATAGACCATCAGGGCCGGACGATTCAAGCGTCCCATCGCAATCAAACAGCCCGGCATGTTCTTATCGCAACCAGGAATCGCGACCAGGGCATCGTACCATTGACCTCCCATGATGGTTTCGATCGAGTCCGCAATCAGGTCGCGGGACTGCAGCGAGTAGCTCATCCCTTCGGTCCCCATCGAGATACCGTCACTCACCCCGATGGTATTGAAACGCATACCAACCATGTCGGCCCCGACCACGCCCTGCTTAACCTCGTCCCCCAACTTGTTGAGGTGCATATTGCAGGTGTTGCCCTCGTACCAAACGCTACAGATGCCAACCTGAGCCTTGTTCATGTCTTCAGAGGTCATTCCAGTTCCATACAACATGGCCTGGGATGCACCTTGGCTTTTCGGTTGAGTGACACGCGAACTGTACTTGTTCAGGGGCTGGGACACGCGAAAGTTCCTGCTAGTCAGTAGGGGGGCGGGCGCAAAGATCAACGAATCCATTATTCTAGCCAGACAACGCAATTGCTGCCAGGATCGGTGCTGATTGCGGAAAAACGGCCCTATCAATGGAATTACCGGCAGTTCTGGTCTGATCTGTCGCCTATCCTTGAGGTAAAATAGGACAAACCACCAACCCTACGGAATGATCCGCGCGCCCTGCCGGGGAGCCCACCGCCGATATGAAAATCAGTTTACTGTTGACGATATGCCTGTTCACTTTAAGTATCCCGTCGCTTGCTGCGGCCGAGAACGATGACTTACTGTTCGATGGTAACTCGTTCGCCGGATGGGAAGGCAACCTGGACTGGTTCCGAGTCGAGAAAGAATCGGTCGTCGCAGGTCGCCTCGATCAAGAGATCCCGCGTAACGAATTCCTTTGTACCGAGCAGGAATTCGCCGATTTCGAATTAACGTTGGAAGCCAAGTTGGTTGGCGATGGGAAGAACGCCGGCATTCAGTTTCGCAGCAAACGCATTCCTGATCACCATGAAGTGATTGGTTATCAGTGCGACATGGGCTGGGCAGGCGATAAACCGATCTGGGGATCGCTGTACGACGAATCACGACGGCGCACCTTCCTGGCAGAAGGCAACGCCGATAAGGTAAGAGAAGTCCTGAAAAAGAGAGACTTCATCCCCTTAAAAATCCGCGCCCAAGGCAAGCACATTCAGATTTGGGTCGACGAAGTGAAAACGGTGGACTATCACGAAGAAAACGACAACATTCCTCAGTCGGGAATCATCGGCCTTCAGATTCATGCCGGTCCGAAGTGCGAAGCCTGGTACCGAAACATTCGTTTGAAGAAGCTATAAACTGCGAAACGGAAACACGCAGCGCCGATGAGCTCTCGAATCAAGTTCTTCTATTTCGATCTGGGCAAAGTCCTGCTCGACTTTGATCACGATATTGCCTGCCGGCAACTGGCCAATATCTTAGGCACCACGCCAGAGATCATCCGGCAAGATGTCTTCCACTCGGGCGAACAGTGGAAGTACGAACGGGGCGAAATTACGACGCTCGATCTGCACAACTGGCTATGCAGCCGCTACGAAGTGGAAGCGAAACTGGAAGATATCGTTCATGCCGCTTCAAGTATCTTTCATCCGATGCCAGATACCATTGAACTCGCCGAACAACTTCATGCAGCCGGACACCCTCTGGGCATTTTATCGAATACTTGTGATTGCCATTGGGAATATTGCCTGGGCAAGCCTTTTCCATTTCTGACGAAGCTGTTTCCCGTTCACGCTTTAAGTTTCCGTCTGGGCTTTATGAAGCCAGACCTGGCGATCTATCGGAAAGCCGCAGAGTTGTGTGAAGTCCCTCCCGAAAATATTTTCTTTGTGGACGACCGCCAGGAAAATATCGATGGTGCGGCCAATGCCGGTTATGACGCTGTTTTATTCCAATCTGCAGCCCAACTGCGGCAGGAATTGAATTCTCGCGGCGTCCGATTCTAACGAAACCCAACTTTCCGGGAGATTTTGTCTTTCCCCCCATCGAAAGGTTCTTGCTTTAGAGCTGCGCTAGTTTGCCCTGCTTTGAATTCGAGCTAGTCTTGCCCAGGTTCTTGGTATTAATGGAACTCAAAAATGGGGGCTGATCCATGACATCAAATTCATCAGATTCGCAACGGCTAGTTTTACACGTTGATGATGATGAAAACTTTCTGAAGCTGACAAAGCATCGCCTGGCGAACGAAGGCTACACGGTCGATTCGCTTAGTCGCCCAGAACATGCGCTTAAATACTTGCTCAACTCGAACTGTCGGGTGTGCATTCTCGATATTGACATGCCACGTCTCAATGGGCTTGAGTTGCTTCAAGAGATCAAATCGTATGACGGTGGCATCCAAGTCATCATGGTGACCGGACTTGTTTCGCAGATGACGGTCCTAGAGTCGCTTCGTGGTGGAGCGGAAGCTTGTTTCTTTAAGCCGATGCCTAATTTCGGCCCCTTATTGGAAGCGTTGGGCGCCACTTTCGTCAAAGTCGATCGGTGGTGGCATTGTCTCCATGACTTGAAGAATCGCAGACAAACGGAACTAGGTGATGCTCACTCAACTCTCACTCAGTTCTAGAAATCCTAGAAGTGAATGCTTCGAAAGCGGAATCTAAATGAATACCATTGATCACACCGACGAACTCCTGCTGGCCTTCATTGATGAATCCATTCACTCAATCCATGGACTTGCAGATCAGATCACGGCTTTCCTGCAAGAACCATCGAATGCAGATTCTATCAATGGCGTTTTTCGAACGGTTCACTCGATCAAAGGGAATGCTGGTTTTTTTGGGTTGTCGGTAATAAAACAATTCGCCCATGCCGTAGAAAACACGCTCGACGACATTCGCAACCAAAAGCTCGTCCTCACCGAGGAATTGAATCGCGTTTTAATCGAAGCCTTCGATAAACTGAACACGCTTCTCGAACAGGTAGAACGAGGCTCCCAGCAAAACGAACTCTCGGCTGATGAAATCAAACTTCTCGAGCGCATCTCGGAACTAGCCGCCCAGGCAAACAATGGGCTTTCAGACGAACATGCATTGCTTCAAGACCTCAGAGAACTAGCCGAAGAAATGAATGCGGCTGGTTTTCCCGAGTCGCTGCGTTGGTCTGAAAAGCTTGCCGCTTTAGTGTGCAGTTCCTCGGAAGAGCCCCAAGAGGGTTCCTCTGGCGCCGAAATAGTTCCTTCCCCTAACGATGTCCTCGCGAAAGAGTTCATGATAGATGGGGAGGATGTCTCGAAATTTATTCATGAAGTGGCCACTGCCTTCCTCTGGCCTTCGAATGGCAAATGGGAAGATAGCCACTCAAGCACCGTCATGGACCGAATGTCTGATCTCTCAATGATCTGCCGGATAAAGAGCAGTGATGAGGATCACCGAAAAGTCGAGGCGGCGATCAAAGATTTTAAAACGTTGTACGAAAGCCCAATCGGTGTCGACCAAGGTCTAATTTCTGTGATCTGGGACCAATTGGCGATCATCATCGCTCGCTTCCACCCAGAAATAACCCCGCCGGTGGCCGAACCCCTGGCTTCTGCGGTGAAAACAGCACCTGTCCCGGAAGCCACACCAGCAGAAACCTCTCACCCCAACCCTAAACGTTCGCGTTCAATTCGGGTAAACGAAAATCATCTCGATCGATTCCTCGACGACGTCTCAGGCCTGTTCATCACTTGCGAACGCTT comes from Bremerella cremea and encodes:
- a CDS encoding YjfB family protein: MTSVEGIAAAGSAIQQSQTQNQVDIAVAKKTLDAQKLQGDAAVQLIESAARISKSPGTGNLINTSG
- a CDS encoding HAD-IA family hydrolase; translation: MSNLCVIFDLDGTLVDSETLGTESLLELLPELDAPLETLIAAYRGQRMATILADVERRLNRKLPADFEHHYRDHASARMRTHLKPMPGVVEMLKQLTFPLAVASSAPPAKIQLALNVCGIDHYFGQNVFSCYEINTWKPDPAIFLHTAHAMNVTPQQCVVVEDSDVGVVAALAAGIRVLRYGFPHTSPEVTEFREMKRLPSLLQELSLDLR
- a CDS encoding DUF1559 domain-containing protein; the protein is MKSFKGNRNAFTLVELLVVIAIIGVLIALLLPAVQQAREAARRMQCSNNMKQIGLAMHNYHDTYNSFPAGAYGCCWGTWQVSILPYIEQKNLYENYNITDKYATSESRYSGSDNTDVTRVRLDALTCPSDIPNAPLSSITSHNYAANYGNTGYAQQADLNGVIFGGAPFEYVSGGSNEFYGFKDVVDGTSNTLLVGEVLQGQKTDLRGFSWWGDASSFTAYLAPNSTEPDRIYSSSYCNNLPQLNLPCAVSSTAAPTMFASRSRHPGGVQVTLCDGSTRFVAETIQINIWRSLATTHGKEVISDF
- a CDS encoding alpha/beta hydrolase-fold protein, translated to MKRLTYSILALGIAWFSLPGIASATIVELKNGMRLEGSVGLIASMSDDPLKTPTAGAVDLQLILLVDNDLKRTFVSKYQVQDSQEAAPMSVERIKINQRVSDSGRNVHAVGESIRISPFDEFGRRIYSMQTAQGPIDVIQGITEITPDWTRVQGLMAERKYVWDMRIKTSTIPRDKLSAILMRRIDPKNASQRLQIVRLYLQANRYRDAAVELQSLLKDFPELKEHKKHLDELWQLSANNLIDEVELRKETGQHNLAYGMLNKFPSDNVASSTLLKVSSMLTDYQTAYERRDKMFALLKQHREEFNDPVKKPQVDAAIDEIEKELNINNMDRLGPYLRLSDDPKLNGEEKLSLAISGWILGPNDATENMAVALSVFESRDLVSEYISNKLDVDRRGILEKLQGMEGGAPAYVAKIMQFMKPPLWNAEPETASEIRGYYLMRAKGVPGHSDFFYYVQLPEGYDPYRKYPTIVTLHGAGTTAEQQIDWWAGSHSEKAKIRLGQAARNGYIVIAPMWAEEHQYEYNYSAFEHASVLFSLRDAMRHFSIDSDRVFLSGHSMGGDAAWDIGLAHPDLWAGVIPIVAKADKYVARYWENARTVPLYFVCGELDGNKREVNARDFDRYLTKPRFDTTVVEYRGRGHEHFQDEIQDLFTWMGLHKRQFFPKEFEVVSMRPWDNFFFWLEVSDFPERSLVLPSNYPEPKKAPVTIRSKVLDTNGIYIDSGTGKANVYLTPDLVNFDERITITYKGRNYGNGVEPSTEVMLEDGRTRADRLHPFWAKVDTNDR
- the ilvD gene encoding dihydroxy-acid dehydratase; the protein is MSQPLNKYSSRVTQPKSQGASQAMLYGTGMTSEDMNKAQVGICSVWYEGNTCNMHLNKLGDEVKQGVVGADMVGMRFNTIGVSDGISMGTEGMSYSLQSRDLIADSIETIMGGQWYDALVAIPGCDKNMPGCLIAMGRLNRPALMVYGGTIKPGFRNGEKLDVVSAFQCYGQYLAGTITEDERKEIVRKSCPGAGACGGMYTANTMASAIEALGMALPFSASIPAEDSGKIDECHRAGAAIRNLLEKDIKPRDIMTRAAFENAMVVVMALGGSTNAVLHLIAMARSVDIDLTLQDFQAVSDRVPMLADFKPSGKYVQEDLHKIGGTPAVMKYLLKEGLMNGDCLTVTGKTLAENCADVPDLTEGQDIVHSLSNPIKKTGHLQMLFGTLAPEGAVAKITGKEGLQFSGPAKVFDSEEDMLHALEDKKIVKGDVVVIRYEGPKGGPGMPEMLTPTSAIMGAGLGPYVALLTDGRFSGGSHGFIVGHVTPEAQVGGPIALAQDGDIITIDADKRVIDLEVSEEELARRKEAWTAPPFKVKRGTLYKYIKNVKSASQGCVTDE
- a CDS encoding 3-keto-disaccharide hydrolase; this translates as MKISLLLTICLFTLSIPSLAAAENDDLLFDGNSFAGWEGNLDWFRVEKESVVAGRLDQEIPRNEFLCTEQEFADFELTLEAKLVGDGKNAGIQFRSKRIPDHHEVIGYQCDMGWAGDKPIWGSLYDESRRRTFLAEGNADKVREVLKKRDFIPLKIRAQGKHIQIWVDEVKTVDYHEENDNIPQSGIIGLQIHAGPKCEAWYRNIRLKKL
- a CDS encoding HAD family hydrolase, which encodes MSSRIKFFYFDLGKVLLDFDHDIACRQLANILGTTPEIIRQDVFHSGEQWKYERGEITTLDLHNWLCSRYEVEAKLEDIVHAASSIFHPMPDTIELAEQLHAAGHPLGILSNTCDCHWEYCLGKPFPFLTKLFPVHALSFRLGFMKPDLAIYRKAAELCEVPPENIFFVDDRQENIDGAANAGYDAVLFQSAAQLRQELNSRGVRF
- a CDS encoding response regulator, whose amino-acid sequence is MTSNSSDSQRLVLHVDDDENFLKLTKHRLANEGYTVDSLSRPEHALKYLLNSNCRVCILDIDMPRLNGLELLQEIKSYDGGIQVIMVTGLVSQMTVLESLRGGAEACFFKPMPNFGPLLEALGATFVKVDRWWHCLHDLKNRRQTELGDAHSTLTQF